The Neoasaia chiangmaiensis sequence CAGACCAGCAGCAATCGCCAGGCCGCCGAGATAGGGACCGACCGCATTGGCGATGTTGAAGGCGCTCTGGTTCAGCGCGGCAGCGAAACCTTCAGCGCCGGTCGCGACTTCCAGCAGCCGCGACTGCACCACGGTGGCCAAACCACCGCCGCAGCCGATCGAAAACACGATGGCGCCCAGACTCCAGATATCGTGCGTCGCACTCGGGAAGCCGGCCATCGACGCCGCTTCGACCAGCAGCACACCGCCAATCGTCGGCATCATCCGCCGGTCCGCAAGCCACGCACAAACCAGCGTTCCCAACGTCAACCCCGCCCCGAACACGGCCAGCATGACCGGCACCGCTGTCGGCGCCGTATGGGTCACTTCCAGCATGATGGACGCCAAATAGGTATAGACGCAGAACACGCTGCCGAATCCAACGGCTCCAATTCCCAGCGTCAACCAGACCTGTGGCCGTCGCAATGCATCCAGTTCGGCCATGATGCTCGCATCATGGCGCGGTGGATCGCGCGGCGCGAAAGTCGCCACCAGAACGGCCGTGCACAGCGATAACATGGCGATCAACACGAATGCCCAGCGCCAGCCAACTGCCTGACCGATCAGGTTGGCCATCGGCACGCCACCGATCGTCGCGATCGTCAACCCCAGGACGACACGACCCACTGCCTGCGACCGGCGGTGCGGCGGCACCAGTGACGATGCCACCACGCCCGCGATGCCGAAATAGGCACCATGCGGCAAACCGGTGATGAACCGGCAGAGCAGCAGCGTCCAGTAATTCGGCGCCAGCGCGCTCAGACCATTGCCAATCATATAGAGCAGCATCATGCCGATCAGCATCGTGCGGCGTGAAACCTTCGCGCTGAACAAGGCAATCGTCGGCGCACCAACACACACGCCAGCCGCGTATGTCACGATCGCGTGCCCAGCTTCCGGCGCACTGATCCCCAGATCGCGCGCAATCATCGGCACCAGGCTCATGGCCGCGAATTCTGCCGTGCCGATCGCAAAGCCGCCGAGACCGAGCGCAAAGAAAATAGCCGAAACGGACGCAGGTTGTTGGTGAGCTTGAACGCTCATGCCATCCTCTTTTCCTGAATTGACGAGTTAGGACACACGGCATGCAGACCAAACGACAGTTCGGGGACCCGGCGACCCTCACCGCTCTTATCGCGGCATCGGACGATTATGAAGCCGCCTTGGCGCAAAACGACATCACGATGCTGGATTCACTGTTCCACGATGGTCCGGAGACCATCCGTTTTGGGGCCACCGAGAATCTGTTCGGCAGTGCCGAGATCGCGGCATTCCGCCGCGCACGGACCGGTGGCGCACCCCCACGACGCAACATCCGACGCGACATCGCCGTCCTGAGCGCGGATACCGGTTGCGTCAGCATTGTCTTCGAACGCGTCTCGGACGGTCGCATCGGCCGACAGACGCAGACATGGCAACGGCAAGCCGGAGGATGGCGCGTGATGGTCGCCCATGTTTCACTCCTTCCCGCGTCACCGCAACCAAGCCCCATGCCTCACGTTAAGGAGACCAACGCGCCAATTGCGCGATGAGAAATTTTTTTCCACAGGAGACGGCTCAATGCCCAACAAGAATACGTTGCATACGACGCAGAACGCACTTCAGTCGAACGCCAAGACCGTGTCGATCGAAACCCTGAACGCCCGCCTCGCCGACATGATCGATCTGGCCCTGATTACGAAACAGGCGCACTGGAACCTCAAGGGGCCGCAGTTCATCGGCGTTCATGAAATGCTGGACGGCTTCCGCGACACCATCGACGACGGCACGGACAAGATCGCGGAACGCGCAGTGCAACTCGGCGGGACAGCCTATGGCACGACGCAGGACGTCACGAAGAACTCCGGCTGCACACCGTATCCGACAAATATCTATCGTATCGCCGATCATATTTCGGCGCTGATCGATCGTTATGCGACGGTAGCCAACAACATCCGTCAGTCGATCGACATCACGGACGAAGCTGGCGATGCCGATACGGCCGACCTCTTCACGGAGGTCTCCCGCGCACTCGACAAGAACCTCTGGTTCCTCGAGGCCCACGTGCAGGAGCCAACCGGCACAATGCGCGACGGCGACCACAAGGGCAGCCGGAGCTAACAGGCAAACGCTTCAATCTGCACCCGCATCGGCAACGATGCGGGTTTTTTATGGAATTCTATTTTTAAAAAGCAGCGTGTCGTTGATCATGCGTCTCATGCCGCACGGCCGACAGTCTCTGAAATCTAACGTCCTGAACTTCGCAGAATATTCTGAACCATCTCATTGCGCTCCTGTTCCGGGCTCTGATTTGGCGCCGATGCATATAAAGCCTTCAAAGCCGCAATATCGAAAGGCGTCAGTGTTTTTGGTGCATCCGCACGATATTGACCGTTTTCGAAATCTGCCATGATTGAGAA is a genomic window containing:
- a CDS encoding MFS transporter gives rise to the protein MSVQAHQQPASVSAIFFALGLGGFAIGTAEFAAMSLVPMIARDLGISAPEAGHAIVTYAAGVCVGAPTIALFSAKVSRRTMLIGMMLLYMIGNGLSALAPNYWTLLLCRFITGLPHGAYFGIAGVVASSLVPPHRRSQAVGRVVLGLTIATIGGVPMANLIGQAVGWRWAFVLIAMLSLCTAVLVATFAPRDPPRHDASIMAELDALRRPQVWLTLGIGAVGFGSVFCVYTYLASIMLEVTHTAPTAVPVMLAVFGAGLTLGTLVCAWLADRRMMPTIGGVLLVEAASMAGFPSATHDIWSLGAIVFSIGCGGGLATVVQSRLLEVATGAEGFAAALNQSAFNIANAVGPYLGGLAIAAGLGWTSVGWVGLALALGGFAIWLVSVAEDARTRRVTQGQ
- a CDS encoding AtzH-like domain-containing protein; this encodes MQTKRQFGDPATLTALIAASDDYEAALAQNDITMLDSLFHDGPETIRFGATENLFGSAEIAAFRRARTGGAPPRRNIRRDIAVLSADTGCVSIVFERVSDGRIGRQTQTWQRQAGGWRVMVAHVSLLPASPQPSPMPHVKETNAPIAR
- the dps gene encoding DNA starvation/stationary phase protection protein Dps, whose product is MPNKNTLHTTQNALQSNAKTVSIETLNARLADMIDLALITKQAHWNLKGPQFIGVHEMLDGFRDTIDDGTDKIAERAVQLGGTAYGTTQDVTKNSGCTPYPTNIYRIADHISALIDRYATVANNIRQSIDITDEAGDADTADLFTEVSRALDKNLWFLEAHVQEPTGTMRDGDHKGSRS